From one Microlunatus sp. Gsoil 973 genomic stretch:
- a CDS encoding response regulator transcription factor produces the protein MTTAGTLLLVEDDGVIGEATQLNLERYDYRVTWVQDGLDAWRAFSERSADDPFQIVLCDVMLPGLDGISLCRRIREAGNTPVVLISARTESIDIVSGLEAGADDYVTKPFDVQVLLARLRSVARRSPQPVEVPASGPHGDAGDHLTIGDLDLDRRALELRRDGKLINLTPTEMRLLLELADEPGVVLSRAALLQRVWDYPEWEEDDHLVNVHIQRLRAKIGNDRIETVRGFGYKLRR, from the coding sequence ATGACGACGGCAGGGACGTTGCTGCTGGTCGAGGACGACGGGGTCATCGGCGAGGCGACCCAACTGAACCTCGAGCGCTACGACTACCGGGTGACCTGGGTCCAGGACGGCCTGGACGCCTGGCGCGCCTTCAGCGAGCGATCGGCCGACGATCCGTTCCAGATCGTGCTGTGCGACGTGATGCTGCCGGGGCTGGACGGCATCAGCCTGTGCCGCCGGATCCGGGAGGCGGGCAACACCCCGGTCGTGCTGATCTCCGCGCGTACGGAGTCGATCGACATCGTGTCCGGCCTGGAAGCCGGCGCCGACGACTACGTCACCAAGCCGTTCGACGTCCAGGTGCTGCTGGCCAGGTTGCGCAGCGTGGCCCGGCGGTCACCGCAGCCCGTCGAGGTCCCGGCATCCGGTCCGCACGGGGACGCCGGTGATCACCTGACCATCGGCGACCTTGACCTGGACCGCCGGGCACTGGAACTGCGCCGGGACGGGAAGTTGATCAATCTCACTCCGACCGAGATGCGGCTCCTGCTGGAGTTGGCCGACGAACCGGGCGTCGTGCTGTCCCGGGCTGCGCTGCTGCAACGTGTCTGGGACTACCCGGAGTGGGAGGAAGATGATCATCTGGTGAACGTCCACATCCAGCGGTTGCGCGCCAAGATCGGCAACGACCGGATCGAGACAGTTCGGGGATTCGGCTACAAGCTGCGTCGCTGA
- a CDS encoding HAMP domain-containing sensor histidine kinase has product MVDASTVGPYDRRPEPGLRVRIAATIACIVIAAVVILALAVHLLVVQNRINQQRAAADNLVQVAMSIYQDQGVLTFDARLDDPSVPSELRRQLTRSGTHGTYLSGRSIRDVWAAGRVAGHILSIHSRFPTVDASVRAVDRALLIAGIATAVVASAVGALSANRLSRRLRLAARAARALATAASTPGAWPATSPGAADGSTLREAVGQGRDEVGDLADAVDAMAARLAERLQSEQRFTADVAHDLRTPLTGLNAAASLLDDSRPSQMVRDRVDALTTLVEELLEVARLDSRVETAQLEYAMIPAIVTRAVQRGIAKGEYPQDAVAVSTHDQGEPVLTDPRRLERVLSNLIRNALQHGRPPVTVEAGGSRVVVTDAGPGFTDEFLAKGPQRFQRSSANRGGGHGLGLIIAAGQTAVLGGNLQFGNAPGGGAQVVIDLPGAPPGRQPSSGSASAENAVIWD; this is encoded by the coding sequence ATGGTCGACGCATCGACAGTCGGCCCGTACGATCGGCGGCCCGAACCCGGGCTGCGGGTCCGGATCGCCGCGACAATCGCCTGCATCGTGATCGCGGCGGTCGTCATCCTGGCCCTCGCGGTGCACCTGCTGGTGGTGCAGAACAGGATCAACCAGCAACGAGCTGCCGCGGACAACCTCGTCCAGGTGGCGATGTCGATCTATCAGGACCAGGGCGTGTTGACCTTCGACGCCCGGCTCGACGATCCGAGCGTTCCGAGCGAACTGCGCAGGCAGCTTACCCGGTCCGGCACTCACGGCACCTACCTGAGCGGGCGTAGCATCCGTGACGTCTGGGCTGCCGGCCGGGTGGCCGGCCACATCCTGAGTATTCACAGCCGGTTCCCGACCGTCGACGCGTCGGTACGGGCGGTGGACCGGGCCCTGCTGATCGCCGGCATCGCGACAGCCGTGGTGGCCAGTGCCGTCGGCGCCCTGTCGGCGAACCGATTGTCGCGCCGGTTGCGACTGGCCGCCCGCGCCGCCCGCGCATTGGCGACCGCAGCATCGACGCCGGGAGCCTGGCCCGCTACGTCACCGGGCGCGGCCGACGGCAGCACGCTCCGCGAGGCGGTCGGCCAGGGCCGCGACGAGGTGGGCGACCTCGCCGATGCGGTCGACGCCATGGCGGCACGGCTGGCCGAACGGCTGCAGTCGGAGCAGCGGTTCACCGCCGATGTGGCTCACGACCTGCGGACCCCGCTGACCGGTCTGAACGCCGCCGCCTCCCTGTTGGACGATTCCCGGCCGTCGCAGATGGTGCGCGACCGGGTGGATGCGCTGACCACCCTGGTCGAGGAGTTGCTCGAGGTCGCCCGGTTGGACAGCCGGGTGGAGACCGCGCAACTGGAGTACGCGATGATCCCGGCGATCGTGACCCGCGCCGTACAGCGGGGGATCGCCAAGGGCGAGTATCCGCAGGACGCGGTCGCGGTGTCCACCCACGACCAGGGCGAACCGGTGCTGACCGATCCGCGGCGCCTGGAACGGGTGCTGTCGAATCTGATCCGCAACGCGCTGCAACACGGGAGGCCGCCGGTGACGGTCGAGGCCGGCGGCAGCCGCGTGGTGGTCACCGACGCAGGCCCGGGTTTCACCGACGAATTCCTGGCCAAAGGGCCGCAGCGATTCCAGCGTTCATCGGCCAATCGCGGCGGCGGGCACGGCCTCGGCCTGATCATCGCTGCGGGCCAGACCGCCGTGCTGGGCGGCAACCTGCAGTTCGGCAACGCCCCGGGAGGGGGCGCCCAGGTCGTCATCGACCTGCCCGGCGCACCACCGGGGCGCCAACCGTCGTCCGGCTCCGCCTCAGCCGAGAACGCGGTGATCTGGGACTGA
- the thrS gene encoding threonine--tRNA ligase, whose translation MNGNVINKPGETRARKSIDNQPRRPGRDHRELGRDMHLFAGNPIVGAGLPLWLPAGAVIRRELEQYAHEMAVRTGCQGVYSPVLAKRELFERSGHWAKFSDDMFPVMELGSNAGDDQLVLRPANCPHHAMIYAAGQHSYRELPIRYNELAPMFRAERSGVLSGLSRVRQISLDDTHVFCRPDQLATEVALAMDGVLESYDVLGIGIHRLRLSRRGPGDGYLGPIDQWRHAEDQLRDVLDAIRSSRPDLEVLEAPGEAAFYGPKIDVQVVDARGQEETLSTVQLDFNQPERFELDYVADDGSRQRVIMIHRGLLSSMERMVAFLLEITDGWLPLWLAPVQLSLLPVAAAHHDHAYGLADRLRRSGIRVQVAADGTLGSRIRDARRERTTVIGVIGDAEMASDSLAVQELPTGPRQQLATGELVSRLSAAVAERARGPYLAD comes from the coding sequence ATGAACGGAAACGTGATCAACAAACCCGGTGAAACCAGGGCGCGGAAGTCGATCGACAACCAGCCCCGGCGACCAGGCCGTGATCACCGGGAACTGGGCCGGGACATGCACCTCTTCGCCGGCAATCCCATCGTCGGCGCCGGCCTGCCGCTGTGGCTTCCAGCCGGCGCGGTGATCCGTCGGGAACTGGAGCAGTACGCCCACGAGATGGCGGTCCGTACCGGTTGTCAGGGGGTCTACTCCCCGGTATTGGCCAAACGAGAACTCTTCGAACGCTCCGGTCACTGGGCGAAGTTCAGCGACGACATGTTCCCGGTGATGGAACTGGGCAGCAATGCCGGTGATGATCAGCTGGTGCTCCGGCCGGCCAATTGCCCGCACCACGCGATGATCTACGCCGCCGGCCAGCACAGTTACCGTGAGCTGCCGATCCGCTACAACGAATTGGCGCCGATGTTCCGTGCCGAGCGTTCGGGAGTGCTGTCCGGGCTCAGTCGGGTGCGGCAGATCAGTCTCGACGACACCCACGTGTTCTGCCGCCCTGACCAGTTGGCCACCGAGGTGGCGCTGGCCATGGACGGCGTGTTGGAGTCGTATGACGTGCTCGGTATCGGGATCCACCGGCTGCGGTTGTCCCGACGCGGACCCGGCGACGGGTATTTGGGGCCGATCGACCAGTGGAGACACGCTGAAGATCAACTCCGCGACGTGCTGGACGCCATCCGAAGCTCCCGCCCCGATCTCGAGGTTCTCGAGGCGCCGGGCGAGGCCGCCTTCTACGGGCCGAAGATCGACGTGCAGGTCGTCGATGCCCGCGGCCAGGAGGAGACCCTGTCCACCGTTCAATTGGATTTCAACCAGCCGGAACGGTTCGAGCTCGACTACGTCGCGGACGACGGTTCCCGGCAGCGGGTGATCATGATCCATCGTGGGCTGCTCAGCTCCATGGAGCGGATGGTGGCGTTTCTGCTGGAGATCACCGATGGCTGGCTCCCGCTGTGGTTGGCTCCCGTTCAGCTCAGCCTGCTGCCCGTGGCCGCGGCCCACCATGATCACGCGTACGGCCTGGCCGATCGTCTCCGCCGGTCAGGGATCCGGGTGCAGGTGGCCGCCGACGGCACCCTGGGCAGCCGGATCCGCGACGCGCGCCGGGAACGCACCACAGTGATCGGCGTCATCGGCGATGCGGAGATGGCGTCGGATTCGCTCGCGGTGCAGGAACTGCCGACCGGCCCCCGCCAGCAGCTTGCGACCGGGGAGTTGGTCAGCCGGCTGTCCGCTGCTGTCGCCGAACGGGCCCGCGGGCCGTACCTTGCGGACTGA
- a CDS encoding PrsW family intramembrane metalloprotease, with product MAALTPKAIIEGRSRSRPAVPLIIGLVLAGGGALLVMISYFVLDGATNTIVSTFMALPVGAMVVAGLLWLDRFEPEPPLKLLFAFLWGCGVAALIALVVNTLGIALLSSEIGVRSGLVLGSSFLAPIVEESLKGSVLLILLWRRRDEINGVTDCVLYAGMVAMGFAVIEDINYFAQALGKSGEAAVVTWVVRTIFGPIGHPAFTAATGVGIAYAATGRRGVKGVLAVVGGWCVAVFLHMSWNLGSQFGLIGLGISLVFILTWIAILIVLMVIDRRRLIGTIQHFLPQYIPTGIVTPVDIAMLSSLRTRREARRAVRGRLGAQAARAMSDYQLAATELALLHASASSRTVTPQRFAFRQQGLTWLMGQARQVFIPPPYPPQTQVHGPAPRPGPPGSLPGPSQPPNR from the coding sequence GTGGCAGCGCTTACTCCGAAGGCCATCATCGAGGGCAGATCCCGGTCCCGCCCGGCCGTGCCGCTGATCATCGGGTTGGTCCTGGCCGGCGGCGGGGCGCTGTTGGTGATGATCAGTTACTTTGTCCTGGACGGTGCTACCAACACCATCGTGTCGACGTTCATGGCACTCCCGGTCGGCGCAATGGTGGTCGCGGGCTTGTTGTGGCTGGATCGGTTCGAACCGGAACCGCCGCTGAAGCTGCTGTTCGCGTTCCTCTGGGGTTGTGGGGTCGCGGCGTTGATCGCGCTGGTGGTCAACACGCTCGGCATCGCCTTGTTGAGTTCGGAAATCGGCGTGAGGAGCGGTCTGGTCCTCGGCAGCTCGTTCCTGGCGCCGATCGTCGAGGAGTCGCTCAAGGGCTCGGTGCTGTTGATCCTGCTCTGGCGGCGGCGTGATGAGATCAACGGCGTCACCGACTGCGTCCTGTACGCCGGCATGGTGGCCATGGGCTTCGCGGTGATCGAGGACATCAACTACTTCGCCCAGGCGCTGGGGAAGTCGGGTGAGGCGGCGGTGGTCACCTGGGTGGTGCGGACGATCTTCGGGCCGATCGGGCACCCGGCGTTCACTGCCGCGACCGGGGTCGGGATAGCGTACGCGGCGACCGGCCGGCGTGGCGTCAAGGGTGTGCTGGCCGTGGTCGGCGGCTGGTGCGTCGCGGTCTTCCTGCACATGTCGTGGAATCTCGGAAGCCAGTTCGGGCTGATCGGGCTCGGCATCAGCCTGGTGTTCATCCTGACCTGGATCGCCATCCTCATCGTGCTGATGGTGATCGATCGGCGCCGGTTGATCGGAACGATCCAGCACTTCCTGCCGCAGTACATTCCGACCGGGATCGTCACCCCGGTCGACATCGCCATGCTGAGCAGCCTGCGAACCCGGCGCGAGGCGCGCCGAGCGGTCCGTGGTCGGCTCGGTGCCCAGGCTGCCCGGGCGATGTCGGACTACCAGTTGGCAGCGACGGAACTGGCCCTGCTGCACGCCAGCGCAAGCAGCCGGACGGTGACGCCGCAGCGTTTCGCCTTCCGACAGCAGGGCTTGACCTGGCTGATGGGGCAGGCCAGACAGGTGTTCATCCCGCCGCCGTACCCGCCGCAAACCCAGGTCCACGGTCCCGCGCCGAGGCCGGGTCCTCCGGGCAGCCTGCCCGGCCCGTCACAGCCGCCGAACCGGTGA
- a CDS encoding glycosyl hydrolase, producing the protein MPTGATLDSLRAGWHNPPPDSRPMMRWWWFGPNVDRDELDRELGAMAAAGIGGVEVSYVYPLGSESPELLSATFCGQLRFAAERARQLGLRFDLTLGSGWSFGGPHITTDLAAKKLHWDRREISAPAVDIPITTGWPGDQFVAAFLAPGSVGERADFVPVELDAGVLRIPAGSGPRQLITAGVRPTGQVVKRAAAGADGPVLDHYSAAAARAHIEHLAEPLLRAVPAELIGSVFCDSLEVYGANWTPAIVDEFAHRRGYPLLPRLYQLIIDTYGCEQLRIDYYRTLTELYEENFVSIFQDWAAGHGVPFRIQGYGTPPASISSYRFADLYEGEGFGWKELTQTRWASSAAHHYGLPVVSSETWTWVHSPSFRATPLDLKGEAHEHLLAGINQIIGHGWPYSPEVTEGLGWYFYAAGALDDRNPWWPAMPALMAYLQRLCWLMRQGEPAADVLIYVPCDDIYPRLGHEVGGSLDLWKEARTHIDPAIPATVRDNGWNFDLVDDAALSAVKPAAVPVIILPSARRIPEPTQAWLADHRTAGGAVITVDHDVTTLRDDIAAAVAPELQIFPATGDIGSVRRRIDDADVHLVINTGPHPRRIHADPRQARTGYEVWHADTGTITSAGELRGPIAVDLAPYQAAVIVLHDSAVAHPEAGTPTLTPAGPALELRDWSVRFGPESFEEAAGRVTLPHRWEDDPARANFSGTINYLTTVELDQSFTAAGRMMIDFGESTPVDAGSSERDGVRGNSYRVQVTTPVREVVQVIVNGTQAGVLWAPPYALDLTDLLHPGGNTIELVVSNTAANALAADAAIDRLVQQSRDSYGHRFVMQDLDRAMDSVSSGLLGVPVLRRA; encoded by the coding sequence ATGCCAACCGGTGCCACCCTCGACTCGCTCCGCGCCGGATGGCACAACCCGCCCCCGGACAGCCGTCCGATGATGCGGTGGTGGTGGTTCGGGCCGAACGTCGACCGGGATGAGCTCGACCGGGAGCTCGGGGCGATGGCGGCTGCGGGCATCGGCGGCGTCGAGGTGTCCTACGTGTATCCCCTCGGATCCGAAAGCCCGGAACTGCTTTCGGCGACCTTCTGTGGGCAACTGCGGTTTGCCGCCGAGCGGGCCCGGCAGCTCGGCCTCCGGTTCGATCTCACCCTCGGCAGCGGCTGGTCCTTCGGCGGACCGCACATCACCACCGACCTCGCCGCCAAGAAGCTGCACTGGGACCGCCGGGAGATCTCCGCCCCGGCCGTCGACATCCCGATCACGACCGGCTGGCCCGGTGATCAATTCGTCGCCGCGTTCCTCGCACCGGGCAGCGTCGGTGAACGTGCCGACTTCGTGCCGGTGGAGCTGGATGCCGGCGTGCTGAGGATTCCGGCCGGCAGCGGACCCCGCCAGTTGATCACAGCCGGCGTCAGGCCGACCGGCCAGGTGGTCAAGCGCGCCGCAGCCGGAGCAGACGGGCCGGTTCTTGATCACTATTCGGCCGCTGCGGCGCGCGCTCACATCGAACACCTCGCCGAACCACTGTTGCGGGCGGTCCCGGCGGAGCTGATCGGCTCGGTGTTCTGCGACAGTCTCGAGGTGTACGGCGCCAACTGGACACCGGCGATCGTCGACGAGTTCGCACATCGCCGCGGCTATCCGCTGCTCCCCCGGCTGTACCAGTTGATCATCGACACCTACGGCTGCGAGCAGCTGCGGATCGACTACTACCGCACGCTGACCGAGCTGTACGAGGAGAACTTCGTTTCGATCTTCCAGGACTGGGCCGCCGGCCACGGTGTGCCGTTCCGGATCCAGGGCTACGGGACGCCGCCGGCATCGATCAGCAGCTACCGGTTCGCCGATCTCTACGAGGGTGAGGGATTCGGCTGGAAAGAACTCACCCAGACCCGATGGGCCAGCTCGGCCGCCCATCACTACGGGCTGCCGGTGGTGTCATCCGAGACCTGGACCTGGGTCCATTCGCCGTCCTTCCGGGCGACTCCACTGGATCTCAAGGGCGAGGCGCATGAACACCTGCTGGCCGGGATCAACCAGATCATCGGCCACGGCTGGCCGTACTCGCCCGAAGTGACCGAGGGACTGGGCTGGTACTTCTACGCGGCCGGCGCGCTCGATGATCGCAACCCATGGTGGCCCGCGATGCCGGCACTGATGGCGTACCTGCAGCGATTGTGTTGGCTGATGCGCCAGGGCGAGCCCGCAGCCGACGTGCTGATCTATGTGCCCTGCGACGACATCTATCCGCGGCTCGGACACGAGGTCGGCGGCTCTCTCGACCTGTGGAAGGAAGCCAGGACACACATCGACCCGGCCATCCCGGCCACCGTTCGGGACAACGGCTGGAACTTCGATCTTGTCGATGACGCCGCCCTGTCGGCTGTCAAGCCCGCTGCGGTCCCGGTGATCATCCTGCCCTCTGCCCGACGGATCCCGGAACCGACGCAGGCTTGGTTGGCCGACCATCGGACGGCCGGCGGTGCAGTGATCACCGTCGATCACGACGTAACGACACTTCGCGACGACATCGCCGCCGCCGTCGCACCCGAGTTGCAGATCTTTCCGGCGACAGGTGACATCGGATCAGTCCGCCGCCGGATAGACGACGCCGACGTACACCTGGTGATCAACACCGGTCCGCACCCGCGCCGGATCCATGCCGATCCGCGTCAAGCGCGGACCGGTTACGAGGTGTGGCACGCCGATACGGGCACGATCACCTCGGCGGGTGAACTTCGCGGACCGATCGCGGTCGACCTTGCTCCCTACCAGGCGGCTGTCATTGTCCTGCACGACAGCGCTGTTGCGCACCCCGAGGCCGGGACGCCGACGCTGACGCCGGCGGGGCCTGCGCTCGAACTCCGCGACTGGTCGGTGCGGTTCGGACCCGAATCTTTCGAAGAGGCCGCCGGCCGGGTCACCCTTCCGCACCGCTGGGAGGACGATCCGGCGCGGGCCAACTTCTCGGGCACGATCAACTACCTGACCACGGTCGAGCTCGACCAGAGCTTCACCGCCGCCGGCCGCATGATGATCGACTTCGGCGAATCGACGCCGGTCGATGCCGGATCGTCCGAACGAGACGGTGTCCGAGGCAACTCCTATCGGGTGCAGGTCACCACGCCGGTCCGCGAGGTGGTCCAGGTGATCGTGAACGGAACGCAGGCCGGAGTGTTGTGGGCGCCGCCGTACGCTCTCGACCTCACCGACCTGCTGCATCCGGGCGGCAACACGATCGAACTCGTGGTCAGCAACACCGCCGCCAACGCCCTTGCCGCCGACGCAGCCATCGACCGGCTCGTCCAGCAGAGCCGGGACAGCTATGGTCACCGATTCGTGATGCAGGATCTCGATCGGGCGATGGACTCGGTGAGCTCCGGCCTGCTCGGCGTTCCGGTGCTGCGCCGGGCCTGA
- a CDS encoding DUF4232 domain-containing protein: MIRSTGTRMAALAVSAAAASWLVGCGNGVEVGGPAAPASTVAVSPASPTSATPSKPDSPASSPSAKKTAPSGKSTKDSGSGKSKGAGSDDNTGSGNSGGGPSERGDSGGANAVTKCGLGDLNIGVRVPVGGGAAGSQYVLLTFTNKSSQACTIYGYAGVSFVGHQDGTQLGKPAVRDRSRAPATVRLASGSTKSELLQIADAGNFDPKQCQPTTSDGFRVYPPDSYTAAYVPFKTSACQGKVAQLRVYPVGIKP; this comes from the coding sequence ATGATCAGGTCGACCGGTACCCGGATGGCAGCACTCGCGGTGAGCGCTGCGGCGGCTTCCTGGCTGGTCGGCTGTGGCAACGGCGTCGAGGTCGGCGGACCGGCCGCGCCGGCGAGTACGGTCGCGGTGTCTCCCGCGTCCCCGACCTCGGCGACCCCCAGTAAGCCCGACTCGCCCGCCTCGAGCCCGTCGGCGAAGAAGACCGCACCGTCCGGCAAGTCCACCAAGGACAGTGGCTCCGGAAAGAGCAAGGGCGCGGGCTCTGACGACAACACCGGCTCCGGCAATTCCGGAGGCGGTCCGTCGGAGCGCGGAGACTCCGGCGGGGCGAACGCCGTGACCAAGTGTGGCCTCGGCGACCTGAACATCGGAGTTCGCGTTCCGGTCGGCGGCGGCGCCGCGGGCAGCCAGTACGTCCTGCTCACCTTCACCAACAAGTCGTCGCAGGCATGCACCATCTACGGCTACGCCGGCGTCTCCTTCGTCGGGCACCAGGACGGTACCCAACTCGGCAAACCGGCCGTTCGGGATCGCTCGAGGGCGCCCGCAACGGTACGGCTGGCGTCCGGCAGCACGAAGTCCGAACTGCTGCAGATCGCCGACGCCGGCAACTTCGACCCGAAGCAATGCCAGCCAACGACGTCGGACGGGTTCCGCGTCTACCCACCGGACTCCTACACCGCGGCCTACGTGCCCTTCAAGACCTCGGCCTGTCAGGGCAAGGTGGCCCAGCTCAGGGTCTATCCGGTCGGGATCAAGCCCTGA
- the pyrH gene encoding UMP kinase, with protein MGYRYSRLVLKLSGEAISGPSGWGVDPSALRHLATEVLAVHQLGMEVAVVVGGGNYFRGREAEEWGIGRAEADNIGILGTIMNGLMLRGSLTAMTDADVRVMTAIPVQSVAEPFIRLRADAHLRAGRIVILAGGIGQPYVTTDYPAVQRALELDADALLVAKRGVDAVYDKDPNRHADAHRFGTLTYREALTLGIKIMDTSAFVLANDHQLTMHVFDVDATGAMAAICKGEDVGTLVMP; from the coding sequence GTGGGATACCGGTACAGCCGGTTGGTGCTCAAGCTCAGCGGCGAAGCGATCTCCGGCCCGTCCGGATGGGGTGTTGATCCGTCGGCGCTGCGGCATCTCGCCACCGAGGTGCTCGCCGTCCACCAGCTGGGCATGGAGGTTGCGGTCGTCGTCGGCGGCGGGAACTACTTTCGCGGACGGGAGGCCGAGGAGTGGGGGATCGGCCGTGCCGAGGCCGACAACATCGGCATCCTCGGAACGATCATGAACGGCCTGATGCTGCGCGGCTCGCTGACGGCGATGACCGACGCCGACGTCCGGGTGATGACGGCTATCCCCGTGCAGAGCGTCGCCGAGCCTTTCATCCGGCTGCGCGCCGATGCGCACCTGAGGGCCGGCCGCATTGTCATCCTCGCCGGCGGGATCGGTCAACCGTACGTCACCACCGACTATCCGGCCGTTCAGCGGGCCCTCGAACTGGACGCTGATGCCCTGCTCGTCGCCAAGCGTGGCGTCGACGCCGTCTACGACAAGGATCCCAATCGACACGCCGATGCCCACCGCTTCGGCACGCTGACCTACCGGGAGGCGCTGACGTTGGGCATCAAGATCATGGACACCTCGGCATTCGTCCTGGCCAATGATCATCAACTGACGATGCACGTCTTCGACGTCGACGCCACCGGCGCCATGGCTGCGATCTGCAAGGGTGAGGACGTGGGCACGCTCGTCATGCCCTGA